CGCATGCGCCGGCTTTCAATGTTGGGCGGGTCGGGCCGGCGGTTAGCGCTTGGCCTCCAGGCCAGGCGTGTCGGAGCGGTCCAGAAAGGCCTGGCTCAACTCCGGCAGGTGTTCGCGTAGCCACTCGGCCATGGCGATTTCCTGCTGCAGGATGGTTTCGCAATCCTGCTGGGTCTGGGGATCACCCGCGGCTTTGGCGGCCGCGATCAACACCGTGTACGACGCGATCTCCAGGGTTTCGAACACATAACCCGACATGGCGCCCTTGACGACTTCATCACTCATGACCATGCCACCCATGGCCTGGCCGAACGCCATCAGTTTGCCGCTGAGGTCTTTCAAGGTAGAGGGTTCGCTACCCAGGCGGCTCAATGCCCGTTCCAGGGTCTCGCGCTGGCCCACTGTTTCTTCGATATGTTTTTCGATGCGCGTGCGCAACTTGGGATAATTGTGCAGGCGCTCTTTTTGGGCGGTCAGCATCTGCTCCGCTTGTTGTTCCATGGCATGGGCATCACGCAGCCAGCTCACCAGGTTTTCGCGTTTCGTGGTCATGGTCGGATCTCGCAGTTATAGGCAAGTAATGTTCCGAGACGGCCGCTGCTGCACAGGTTCATTACTTTTCGCCAGCGGTATTAAGCGAGACGCTATCAAGCGAAGCGGCAAGACGCAGGCGCACCTGAAATTGCCGTTTCGCTTGATTGTTAAATTTGTTTTTGCTTGAACTCGATGCGCACTTTTGCATTCGGTATTACATGCCCGATGAGGGCGAGGAGCTGAACCATGAAGGGAATGATTACCGGTGAGGAGAACAGTCCATGTTCGTACATAACAAGCGATTGCAATACACGGTAAGAGTTGCCGGCCCCAATCCGGGCCTGGCAAATTTGCTGCTCGAACAATTCGGCGGCCCGCAGGGCGAACTGGCGGCAGCCATGCGTTATTTCACCCAGGGCCTGGCTGAAGACGATGCAGGCCGCAAGGACCTGCTGCTGGATATCGCCACCGAAGAACTCAGCCACCTGGAAATCATCGGTTCGATCGTCGGCATGCTCAACAAGGGCGCCAAGGGTGATCTGGCCGAAGCCGTGGAAGAGGAGGCGGCGCTGTACCGCTCGCTGACCGAGGGCGGCAACGATTCGCACATCACCTCCCTGCTGTACGGCGGTGGCCCGGCGCTGACCAATTCCGCCGGGGTGCCTTGGACGGCGGCCTACATCGACACAATCGGCGAACCGACGGCGGATTTCCGTTCCAATATCGCCGCCGAAGCCCGTGCCAAGATCATCTACGAGCGGCTGATCAACGTGACCGATGACCCGGGCATCAAGGATGCGCTGGCCTTTCTGATGACCCGTGAGCTGGCGCATCAGAAGTCCTTCGAGAAAGCGCTGCACGCCATCCAGCCGAATTTCCCGCAAGGCAAGCTGCCGGGCGTGCCGGAATTCACCAGCGTGTACTTCAACATGTCCCAGGGCGAAGAGGATCGCCGTGGCCCCTGGAACGAAGGCGACCAGTGGGAGTTCGTTGCCAGCCCGCAGCCGGCGGTCGACGGTGGCGACGGTACCGCGCAGGTCATGCTGCCGGCCAAGCAGGCTGAAACCCTTCTGCAGATGGCCAAGCGCACCGCTTCGGATCCGACCCTGGATTCGATTACCGGTGCCGACCTCGGCTCGGGTGCAGCGCGCAAACCCGAATAAGGGCCAGCCTCACTGCCGTAGGGCAGGGCCACCGACCAGCCAGGCGAGCGATGCTCGGCCTGGCTTTTTTCTGGCTGGCGCCACGGGAGCTGCCGGTGCCATGCCGGTGACCGCTGATCCTGAAGATTGAATCTTTCTCGTCTGTCCCTCTCCCAATTTCATAAGGCCATGACGCGCCGCATGCGCGGCCACTCCAAGAATCGATCGAGTGCCGTCTCGTTTTCCTGGTGCTCCTGAACTGCCCACGCAAGGCTCCGACCATGACGACTTTGATGCCGATCTTCA
Above is a genomic segment from Pseudomonas argentinensis containing:
- a CDS encoding ferritin-like domain-containing protein, which translates into the protein MTTKRENLVSWLRDAHAMEQQAEQMLTAQKERLHNYPKLRTRIEKHIEETVGQRETLERALSRLGSEPSTLKDLSGKLMAFGQAMGGMVMSDEVVKGAMSGYVFETLEIASYTVLIAAAKAAGDPQTQQDCETILQQEIAMAEWLREHLPELSQAFLDRSDTPGLEAKR
- a CDS encoding manganese catalase family protein, coding for MFVHNKRLQYTVRVAGPNPGLANLLLEQFGGPQGELAAAMRYFTQGLAEDDAGRKDLLLDIATEELSHLEIIGSIVGMLNKGAKGDLAEAVEEEAALYRSLTEGGNDSHITSLLYGGGPALTNSAGVPWTAAYIDTIGEPTADFRSNIAAEARAKIIYERLINVTDDPGIKDALAFLMTRELAHQKSFEKALHAIQPNFPQGKLPGVPEFTSVYFNMSQGEEDRRGPWNEGDQWEFVASPQPAVDGGDGTAQVMLPAKQAETLLQMAKRTASDPTLDSITGADLGSGAARKPE